One Micropterus dolomieu isolate WLL.071019.BEF.003 ecotype Adirondacks linkage group LG23, ASM2129224v1, whole genome shotgun sequence DNA window includes the following coding sequences:
- the LOC123962817 gene encoding putative fibroblast growth factor 1: MLAHQGHCHMTVSQTKGHHSASSKPQILCRMSEGDITVLPFGPASVDLSRQEHRTLTRLYCQNGGYHLRILPDGTVTGGRQDDDRYNILRLKSVSVGVVVIKGELTGRYLAMNKNGGLYGSQALNDECYFLEKYEENHYNTYCAQKYNWYVGLKRNGQPKAGPDTHHGQKAIFFLPRPAGNM; encoded by the exons ATGCTGGCTCATCAAGGACACTGTCACATGACTGTCTCACAG ACAAAGGGACATCACTCTGCTTCGTCCAAGCCTCAAATCCTCTGCAGGATGTCTGAGGGAGACATTACAGTGCTGCCATTCGGACCTGCATCTGTGGACCTGTCCAGGCAGGAGCACCGTACACTGACCAGACTGTACTGCCAGAACGGAGGATATCACCTGAGGATTTTACCAGATGGAACAGTGACTGGTGGCAGGCAGGACGATGACCGTTACA ACATCCTGAGGCTGAAGTCTGTGAGCGTAGGAGTGGTGGTCATCAAGGGTGAGCTGACAGGAAGGTACCTGGCTATGAACAAAAATGGAGGCCTGTATGGATCA CAAGCACTGAATGATGAGTGTTACTTCCTGGAGAAGTATGAAGAAAACCACTACAACACATATTGCGCCCAGAAGTACAACTGGTATGTTGGGCTGAAGAGGAACGGCCAACCCAAAGCAGGACCAGACACCCACCATGGTCAGAAAGCCATCTTTTTCCTGCCAAGGCCTGCAGGCAACATGTAA